A window from Anomalospiza imberbis isolate Cuckoo-Finch-1a 21T00152 chromosome 30, ASM3175350v1, whole genome shotgun sequence encodes these proteins:
- the LOC137463843 gene encoding olfactory receptor 14J1-like, producing MCYDRYVSICKPLHYGTLLDSRACAHMAAAAWASGFLYSLLHTANTFSLPLCQGNALGQFFCEIPHILKLSCSKSYLRELGLIVASMCLVFGCFVFIVFSYVQIFRAVLRIPSEQGRHKAFSTCLPHLAVVSLFISTGAISYLKPPSISSRSLDLALSVLYSVVPPALNPLIYSLRNQELKAAVWRLMTGWFQEH from the coding sequence atgtgctatgaccgctacgtgtccatctgcaaacccctgcactacgggaccctcctggacagcagagcttgtgcccacatggcagcagctgcctgggccagtggctttctctattcactgctgcacacggccaatacattttccctgcctctgtgccagggcaatgccctgggccagttcttctgtgaaatcccacacatcctcaagctctcctgctccaaatcctaccttagggaacttgggctcattgtGGCTAGTATGTGTTTGgtgtttggctgttttgtgttcattgttttctcctatgtgcagatcttcagggctgtgctgagaatcccctctgagcagggacggcacaaagccttttccacctgcctccctcaccttgctgtggtctccctgtttATCAGCACTGGAGCTATttcctacctgaagcccccctccatctcctccagatccctggatctggccctgtcagttctgtactcggtggtgcctccagccctgaaccccctcatctacagcctgaggaaccaggagctcaaggctgcagtgtggagactgatgactggatggtttcaggaacattaa